A single window of Methanoregula sp. DNA harbors:
- a CDS encoding NAD(P) transhydrogenase subunit alpha, producing the protein MSDLNAFWIAIYIAMLAGFTGYVVISRVPVILHTPLMSGSNFIHGIVLVGAMVALGLATTPLEQIIGFIAVILGAANVTGGYVVTERILQMFDKSGKKPGKGA; encoded by the coding sequence ATGAGCGATTTGAATGCGTTCTGGATTGCGATCTACATCGCGATGCTTGCCGGGTTCACCGGCTATGTCGTCATCAGCCGGGTCCCGGTCATCCTGCACACGCCACTGATGAGCGGCTCGAATTTCATCCATGGGATCGTGCTTGTCGGCGCGATGGTCGCGCTCGGTCTTGCCACGACGCCTCTGGAGCAGATCATCGGGTTTATCGCGGTCATCCTCGGGGCGGCGAACGTTACCGGTGGCTATGTTGTCACAGAGCGGATCCTTCAGATGTTCGACAAGAGCGGGAAGAAGCCCGGCAAGGGGGCGTGA
- a CDS encoding NAD(P)(+) transhydrogenase (Re/Si-specific) subunit beta has translation MVDLSFAIEPVYIATIFFFIIGLQRMSHPLTARSGIVWAGVAMLIATFVTFLTPDLTNFALMIIAIVIGGGFGYVAAKRVSMTDMPQMVAFYNGMGGGAAAGISAVVLLGTFTTTTGSLAVVGGLIGAVSFSGSLVAFLKLQGWMPSRPITFVGQQAVNLTALALAIVSGILILCPQSWIPLTVAMYLPLFFILSLGFGLLMTLPIGGADMPVVISMYNAFTGLAVALDGFSFASPNYAMIVAGVIVGAAGSLLTLQMARAMNRSLSNVFFGAFGATEERETQVQGSMNPVEADDVAVMLAYANKVIIAPGYGMAVAQAQQKVKELADLLESRNIQVKFAIHPVAGRMPGHMNVLLAEAGVAYDYLFDRDEVNPEFPGTDVVLVIGANDVVNPAAHRQGSPLFGMPILDVEQAKNVIVLKRGQGKGFAGIENDLFYRDNTRMLYGDAQETVGKLVQALKKLLVS, from the coding sequence ATGGTCGACCTCTCTTTTGCAATCGAGCCGGTCTACATTGCGACAATCTTCTTCTTCATCATCGGCCTGCAACGGATGAGTCACCCTCTTACTGCACGGAGCGGGATTGTCTGGGCAGGTGTCGCGATGCTGATCGCAACCTTCGTCACGTTCTTAACCCCGGACCTCACCAACTTCGCCCTGATGATAATCGCAATTGTCATTGGTGGTGGCTTTGGTTACGTAGCAGCAAAGCGAGTCTCGATGACCGACATGCCCCAGATGGTCGCGTTTTACAATGGCATGGGTGGCGGCGCGGCGGCCGGGATCTCGGCTGTCGTGCTCCTTGGCACCTTTACAACCACCACCGGTTCCCTCGCGGTCGTTGGCGGACTCATCGGAGCCGTTTCGTTTTCGGGGAGCCTCGTCGCCTTCCTGAAGCTCCAGGGCTGGATGCCGTCGCGGCCAATCACGTTCGTGGGTCAGCAGGCGGTCAACTTGACAGCCCTGGCCCTCGCTATCGTGTCCGGTATACTCATCCTCTGCCCCCAATCCTGGATCCCGCTCACCGTTGCGATGTATCTTCCGCTGTTCTTTATACTCTCGCTTGGGTTTGGGCTGCTGATGACACTCCCGATTGGCGGGGCTGACATGCCCGTTGTGATCTCGATGTACAATGCCTTCACAGGGCTTGCTGTTGCCCTTGACGGTTTCTCATTTGCATCCCCCAACTATGCAATGATCGTCGCAGGTGTCATTGTCGGCGCTGCGGGTTCGCTGCTCACGCTCCAGATGGCGAGGGCGATGAACCGGTCGCTCTCAAATGTCTTTTTCGGTGCGTTTGGCGCTACAGAAGAAAGAGAAACGCAGGTCCAGGGCAGCATGAACCCGGTCGAGGCAGACGACGTCGCTGTCATGCTCGCTTACGCGAACAAGGTAATCATCGCTCCCGGCTATGGTATGGCGGTCGCCCAGGCCCAGCAGAAGGTCAAGGAGCTGGCCGACCTGCTAGAAAGCAGGAACATCCAGGTGAAGTTCGCTATCCATCCGGTCGCAGGGCGAATGCCCGGGCACATGAACGTCCTGCTTGCCGAAGCCGGGGTCGCTTACGATTACCTTTTCGACCGGGACGAAGTGAACCCGGAGTTTCCGGGCACAGACGTAGTCCTTGTTATCGGGGCCAATGACGTTGTCAACCCGGCTGCGCACCGGCAGGGCAGCCCGCTCTTCGGCATGCCTATCCTTGACGTCGAACAGGCGAAGAACGTCATCGTCCTTAAGCGCGGTCAGGGAAAGGGCTTTGCCGGGATCGAGAACGACCTGTTCTACCGGGATAACACGCGGATGCTCTACGGCGATGCGCAGGAGACTGTCGGGAAACTCGTGCAGGCACTCAAGAAGTTATTAGTCTCATAG
- a CDS encoding zinc ribbon domain-containing protein — MPFCPTCGKEISEIQKFCEYCGAAQDIYEIGAKLPGDQPPPPPPPEIPVVQPPLPPSAGKKPLPKNAGIIFGVIVIIAVVAVFCFFGMQVIKAGFSPLIQQPAHTLSPTTLPTPPPTMTPLPVTTIQTQKIVTDERFEETYEELYNRNLTYNFGQKELFPVDLTRPPLFIKFTIIPVMVNRSKLVDIGLSTEHIVYAVYPDPNSWFEVRILDAVSGTVVAAKGFNKEYDQQTKNEFMVREKGRYNVEMAGNGVTVNTQILVGD; from the coding sequence ATGCCGTTTTGTCCCACGTGCGGAAAAGAGATCTCGGAAATCCAGAAATTCTGTGAATATTGCGGAGCAGCGCAGGATATTTATGAGATCGGGGCAAAATTGCCCGGGGACCAGCCACCCCCTCCGCCTCCACCCGAAATTCCGGTTGTTCAACCACCATTGCCTCCGTCAGCAGGCAAAAAACCCCTGCCTAAAAATGCCGGAATTATTTTTGGAGTCATTGTCATAATCGCCGTAGTTGCAGTTTTCTGTTTTTTCGGGATGCAGGTTATAAAAGCAGGATTTTCTCCCCTGATACAACAGCCGGCTCATACCCTGTCTCCGACTACACTGCCGACGCCCCCGCCGACAATGACCCCCCTGCCGGTAACGACCATCCAAACCCAAAAAATTGTTACAGATGAACGGTTTGAAGAGACATATGAGGAATTGTATAACCGCAACCTTACATACAACTTCGGCCAGAAAGAGTTATTCCCTGTTGATCTCACCCGCCCGCCCCTCTTTATCAAGTTTACTATTATTCCGGTTATGGTAAACAGATCCAAACTTGTCGACATTGGCCTTTCAACTGAACATATCGTGTATGCGGTCTACCCGGACCCGAATTCCTGGTTTGAGGTACGGATTCTGGACGCTGTTTCCGGAACTGTTGTCGCAGCGAAGGGGTTCAACAAGGAGTATGACCAGCAAACCAAAAACGAGTTCATGGTCCGGGAGAAAGGCCGGTATAATGTGGAGATGGCAGGCAACGGGGTGACAGTAAATACGCAGATACTTGTCGGGGATTGA
- the arcS gene encoding archaeosine synthase subunit alpha translates to MTTVRTEIRKRDGLARIGIATIDGTPVKTPAVLDTTEFFPSLLSMKHTNVPLFSPEGFVREYSVQSGDQPVTIHPLIDNPAKSEECVMVANWHTAFSNPRNYVDWLEALKSKTPPDTTWYAPGTALPSNVHILTYSGFDLFDFRAVDLKAAQGIFCTLEGEFTKTIMNSGICSCEGCRTGSLKLHNRQALLREIALVTRFIEQGQLRELVESRCRMHAPHVSILRHLDARYGFMEPYAPIGRGSVMLVNSGESMNRPEIRRFAERVTTRYLPPKSDVCVLLPCSAKKPYSLSRSHHRFQAAVAHRAHELIVTSPLGLVPRELETVYPAGHYDVPVTGYWDAEECAVIAGVIGRYFERNRYRRIIAHLDGGALIVAEMAAEACAIEMEYSCRDRPADDAALERLHQALSGERRIKDDRLHGMCSYQFGIDLDTRGFSVRGRFPEIFFMKNNVQCFSVDIATGLLRPTFEGWNLIPSGCRVIIDDFIPEGDVLVPGVVSADPAIREGDEVLVTGPRAWATGKAAMSGDEMRRSHRGVAVRVRKVKKLQIQSV, encoded by the coding sequence ATGACAACAGTGCGTACTGAGATCAGGAAACGGGATGGTCTTGCACGCATTGGCATTGCAACCATTGATGGTACACCCGTAAAAACACCGGCAGTCCTTGACACAACAGAATTTTTCCCGTCGCTTTTATCGATGAAGCACACCAACGTCCCTCTTTTTAGTCCCGAAGGTTTTGTGCGTGAATATTCCGTGCAGTCCGGGGACCAGCCGGTCACGATTCATCCGCTCATTGATAATCCGGCAAAAAGCGAGGAATGCGTCATGGTCGCAAACTGGCACACAGCGTTCTCAAACCCCCGCAACTATGTGGACTGGCTTGAGGCGCTTAAAAGTAAGACTCCCCCGGATACGACATGGTACGCACCCGGGACCGCGCTTCCGTCAAACGTTCACATCCTCACATACTCAGGCTTTGACCTCTTTGACTTCCGGGCAGTCGACCTCAAGGCAGCGCAGGGAATTTTTTGCACCCTGGAAGGTGAGTTTACCAAAACCATAATGAATTCTGGAATCTGCTCATGCGAGGGGTGCAGAACCGGCTCCTTAAAACTGCATAACCGACAGGCGCTTTTACGCGAGATCGCGCTCGTTACCCGTTTTATTGAACAGGGTCAGCTGCGCGAACTCGTGGAATCAAGATGCCGGATGCATGCCCCCCACGTCTCGATCCTGAGGCATCTCGATGCCCGGTATGGCTTTATGGAACCATATGCACCAATTGGCCGTGGCAGCGTGATGCTGGTGAACTCCGGGGAATCGATGAACCGTCCTGAGATCCGCAGGTTTGCAGAACGCGTTACAACCCGGTACCTCCCGCCAAAATCCGATGTTTGCGTCCTGCTCCCATGTTCGGCAAAAAAACCCTATTCCCTGTCGCGGAGCCACCATAGGTTCCAGGCAGCAGTCGCACACCGGGCGCACGAACTGATCGTCACCTCCCCACTGGGGCTTGTCCCCCGCGAACTGGAGACCGTATACCCGGCGGGACATTACGATGTCCCTGTCACAGGGTACTGGGACGCTGAGGAATGCGCAGTCATTGCCGGTGTCATCGGGCGTTATTTTGAACGTAACCGGTACCGCCGCATCATTGCGCATCTTGATGGCGGGGCACTCATAGTTGCAGAGATGGCTGCAGAAGCGTGCGCTATCGAGATGGAATATTCGTGCAGAGACCGCCCGGCTGATGACGCTGCCCTTGAAAGACTCCATCAGGCTCTTTCCGGGGAGCGGCGTATAAAAGATGACCGTCTGCACGGCATGTGCTCGTACCAGTTCGGCATTGACCTTGACACCCGCGGTTTTTCCGTGCGTGGCCGGTTTCCGGAGATATTTTTCATGAAAAACAATGTGCAGTGCTTCTCGGTTGATATTGCGACGGGCTTGCTCCGCCCGACATTTGAGGGCTGGAACCTTATCCCTTCAGGCTGCCGGGTCATAATTGACGACTTTATCCCTGAAGGAGATGTGCTGGTACCGGGTGTTGTATCTGCGGACCCTGCCATCCGCGAAGGCGACGAGGTTCTGGTCACCGGCCCCCGTGCATGGGCAACGGGAAAAGCGGCGATGTCCGGTGACGAGATGCGCCGGTCACACCGGGGTGTTGCAGTCAGGGTGCGTAAGGTAAAAAAGCTTCAGATTCAATCTGTATGA
- a CDS encoding Re/Si-specific NAD(P)(+) transhydrogenase subunit alpha, which yields MPIVVAVPKEHVPGEQRVAVVPEVVQKLTKSGYEVWIEHDAGMNAYYPDDLFTAAGAKVASSRTGLLDGARIVLCIQPPTVADIDQLSEGTIIIGIMNASRNLEAVAHMRDRKITAFALELVPRITRAQSMDVLSSQATAGGYMAAILGAGNCPKFLPMLTTAAGTIRPATVLILGAGVAGLMAIATAKRLGAVVEAYDVRHAAGEQVRSLGARFLELEINAEGQGGYARELTPEEKAKEQQMVSAAVARADIVITTANIPGRKAPLLITSETVAAMRPGAVIVDLAAESGGNCELTRPGRTVHEHGVTIMGPQNLPAQVPFHSSQMYAKNLQSFLTLLVDMDGALVREYTDEILTATLLVHAGEVRHGPTRELLSGGGQ from the coding sequence ATGCCGATAGTGGTCGCCGTTCCAAAGGAGCATGTACCTGGGGAACAGCGCGTCGCGGTTGTACCAGAGGTCGTCCAGAAACTCACGAAGTCAGGTTACGAGGTTTGGATCGAGCATGATGCGGGGATGAACGCGTACTACCCGGACGATCTGTTCACGGCTGCCGGTGCAAAGGTTGCATCCAGCCGGACCGGCCTGCTGGATGGCGCCCGGATCGTCCTGTGCATCCAGCCCCCTACAGTCGCCGACATCGATCAGCTTTCTGAGGGGACGATAATAATCGGAATTATGAACGCCTCGCGCAATCTTGAGGCCGTCGCCCATATGCGCGACCGGAAAATCACAGCCTTTGCCCTCGAACTTGTTCCACGGATTACAAGAGCCCAGAGCATGGATGTGCTCAGTTCACAGGCAACGGCCGGCGGATACATGGCGGCTATCCTGGGCGCCGGGAACTGCCCGAAGTTCCTCCCGATGTTGACGACAGCCGCAGGTACGATACGACCGGCTACGGTGCTCATCCTTGGCGCTGGCGTCGCAGGCCTCATGGCGATCGCCACGGCAAAGCGGCTTGGTGCTGTTGTTGAAGCCTATGACGTCCGACATGCCGCTGGCGAACAGGTCCGAAGCCTCGGTGCCAGGTTTCTCGAGCTCGAGATCAATGCCGAGGGGCAGGGGGGCTATGCCCGCGAGCTCACGCCTGAGGAGAAAGCAAAAGAACAACAGATGGTCTCCGCTGCCGTGGCGCGTGCTGATATTGTCATCACGACGGCCAATATTCCCGGCCGGAAAGCCCCACTCCTTATTACCAGTGAGACCGTCGCTGCAATGCGGCCAGGCGCAGTCATTGTCGATCTGGCTGCCGAATCGGGCGGCAACTGTGAACTAACCCGGCCCGGCAGGACAGTCCATGAACATGGCGTCACAATCATGGGGCCTCAGAACCTCCCGGCCCAGGTTCCGTTCCACTCAAGCCAGATGTATGCGAAGAACCTCCAGTCGTTCCTTACGCTCCTTGTCGACATGGATGGGGCGCTCGTCAGGGAATACACTGACGAGATCCTGACCGCGACCCTTCTGGTCCATGCAGGCGAGGTGCGCCACGGGCCGACACGTGAGCTCCTGAGCGGAGGGGGACAATGA